The proteins below come from a single Chitinophaga pinensis DSM 2588 genomic window:
- a CDS encoding ABC transporter ATP-binding protein codes for MIQLRHISKYYPVGFGKNEILKDIDLRIFEGEFVSIMGPSGSGKSTLLHIMGLLEEPNQGEYLFDGEPVHKMNEKKRTQLHRGAIGFVFQAYHLIDELTVYENIETPLLYKNVPAAERKSRVADILDRFNIVAKKDLFPSQLSGGQQQLVGIARALVGEPKVILADEPTGNLHSDQAKEIMELFKQLNEKDKITIVQVTHSEVNAGYGHRIIQIRDGKIA; via the coding sequence ATGATACAATTAAGACATATCTCCAAGTATTATCCCGTTGGATTTGGTAAGAATGAAATATTAAAAGATATTGATCTCAGAATTTTCGAAGGAGAGTTTGTATCTATAATGGGCCCTTCCGGTTCAGGTAAATCCACCTTGTTACATATAATGGGCTTGCTGGAAGAACCTAATCAGGGCGAATACCTGTTTGACGGAGAACCGGTGCATAAGATGAATGAGAAGAAACGTACCCAACTGCACCGGGGCGCCATAGGATTTGTTTTCCAGGCTTATCACCTGATTGATGAGCTGACGGTATATGAAAACATTGAGACACCATTGCTATATAAGAATGTTCCCGCTGCTGAACGTAAGAGCCGTGTGGCTGATATCCTGGATCGTTTCAATATAGTAGCTAAAAAAGACCTTTTTCCTAGTCAGTTGTCCGGCGGACAACAACAGCTGGTTGGTATAGCCCGTGCGCTGGTAGGCGAGCCTAAAGTGATCCTGGCTGATGAACCAACCGGTAACCTGCATTCTGATCAGGCGAAGGAGATCATGGAGCTGTTCAAGCAACTGAATGAAAAAGATAAGATTACGATAGTACAGGTAACGCATTCCGAAGTTAATGCAGGTTATGGTCACAGGATCATACAGATCCGTGACGGGAAAATCGCATAA
- a CDS encoding TolC family protein, with the protein MKISKIPGCLLALCILFANSAALKAQDTWTLQRSVDYALQNNISIKQQDVQKRYAALTLRQNQLSQLPTLGAAVQAQLGSGRNIDPYTNVYVTQSYFNLGGGANTNVDIFNWFAKRNIIAANKYELQAQDRFLEKARNDVAFNIASTFLQLLMNIEQVHVSELQVKLTTSQLDNTKKLVIAGSVPESNQADLETKLASDSVTLITAQNNVIMSTLQMKAYLNLSFDQSYVPQIPENISELKVPRLDEVDPEMVYSSSQMTNPLIKGHDLRIKSLQRAYAAQKGYLYPSLSANGALNTSYTDVAKDGATGKTIAFNQQVNNNFRQSAGLTLNIPILNGWQQRTAVQRAKLDITNQQLTKDQDLQTLRQDIYTAHANAVAAIQKFSASSKGVDASQRAYDFATKRYNLGLMNTIDYITTQTNLFKAQIDKVSAQYEFIFRMKLLEFYRDQKISL; encoded by the coding sequence ATGAAAATATCCAAAATCCCGGGATGTCTCCTGGCGCTGTGCATTTTGTTTGCTAACTCTGCGGCCCTGAAGGCGCAGGATACCTGGACACTGCAACGCTCTGTAGATTATGCGCTTCAGAACAATATATCTATCAAGCAGCAGGACGTACAGAAACGTTATGCAGCGTTGACACTCAGACAAAACCAGCTATCGCAGCTCCCCACCCTTGGCGCTGCTGTACAGGCCCAATTGGGTTCTGGTCGTAATATTGACCCGTATACGAACGTGTATGTTACGCAATCTTATTTTAACCTTGGTGGAGGTGCGAATACCAATGTTGATATCTTCAACTGGTTTGCAAAACGTAATATAATTGCTGCCAATAAATATGAGTTGCAGGCGCAGGATCGTTTCCTGGAAAAGGCAAGGAATGATGTTGCTTTTAACATTGCCAGTACCTTTCTGCAATTACTCATGAATATTGAGCAGGTGCATGTCAGCGAGTTACAGGTAAAACTGACTACTTCTCAGCTGGATAATACCAAGAAACTGGTTATTGCGGGTTCTGTTCCGGAGAGCAATCAGGCTGACCTGGAAACCAAACTGGCGAGTGATAGTGTAACCCTGATCACGGCACAGAACAATGTGATCATGTCTACTTTGCAGATGAAGGCGTATCTCAACCTGAGCTTTGATCAGTCATATGTACCACAGATTCCGGAGAATATTTCAGAATTGAAAGTACCGAGACTGGATGAAGTAGATCCCGAGATGGTATATAGTTCTTCCCAGATGACCAACCCGCTGATAAAGGGGCATGACCTGAGAATAAAATCCCTGCAACGCGCCTATGCGGCACAGAAAGGGTATTTGTATCCCAGTTTATCTGCCAATGGCGCATTGAATACGAGTTACACCGATGTGGCGAAAGATGGGGCAACAGGTAAGACAATCGCTTTTAACCAGCAGGTAAATAATAACTTCCGTCAGTCCGCAGGCCTGACCCTGAATATTCCGATCCTGAATGGCTGGCAACAGCGTACAGCGGTACAGCGGGCGAAACTGGATATTACCAATCAGCAGCTGACCAAAGACCAGGATCTGCAAACACTGCGTCAGGATATTTATACTGCCCATGCCAATGCGGTAGCCGCGATTCAGAAATTCTCCGCATCCAGTAAGGGTGTTGATGCTTCCCAGCGTGCGTATGATTTTGCGACCAAACGGTATAACCTGGGTTTAATGAATACTATTGACTATATTACTACGCAAACTAACCTGTTTAAAGCGCAGATCGATAAAGTATCGGCGCAATACGAGTTCATATTTAGAATGAAACTACTGGAGTTTTATAGGGATCAAAAGATCTCCCTGTAG
- a CDS encoding efflux RND transporter periplasmic adaptor subunit — protein MKRKTLFWILGIIIVLIAIFALSNARKDDSIKVAVDKAEDKNIIEVVSASGKIYPETEVKVSSDVSGEIVDLPVLEGDSVKKGQVLARIYADVYGSVRDKATASLSQAQAQLANTAASLNAFKAKLEQSKAAYDRNKELLAQKVVSRSEFETAEATYRSALADYNAAAEQVNSNRYAVQSAKAGVTEANTNLQRTTIVASMDGVVSLLPVKKGERVVGTGQMSGTEIMRIADLNIMEVQVDVGENDIPRVKYNDTAIVEVDAYSDRKFKGIVTQIASSSKGAATASAATTSSAEQVTSYIVHIRILAESYADLIDPAHPKNFPFRPGMSASVDIQTRRKNNVLAVPINAVTTRDVVDSSKAVGAKKEDLAAAKESGKNQKEVVFVLQADKTVRQVIVTTGVQDDANIEILSGLKPGETIISAPYSAVSKDLEQGKKVNVVPKKELFEGTGK, from the coding sequence ATGAAGAGAAAGACACTTTTCTGGATCCTGGGGATCATCATTGTGCTGATCGCTATTTTCGCCTTGAGCAATGCACGCAAGGATGACAGCATTAAAGTGGCTGTCGATAAGGCAGAAGATAAAAATATCATTGAGGTGGTATCTGCCAGTGGCAAGATCTACCCTGAAACAGAAGTTAAGGTGAGCTCCGACGTATCAGGCGAAATCGTAGACCTTCCGGTACTGGAAGGCGATTCTGTTAAAAAAGGACAGGTGCTGGCGCGTATCTATGCGGATGTCTATGGCTCCGTAAGAGATAAGGCGACAGCTTCCCTCAGCCAGGCACAGGCACAACTGGCGAATACTGCCGCTTCTCTCAACGCATTTAAAGCCAAACTGGAACAAAGTAAAGCTGCTTACGATCGTAACAAGGAACTGCTGGCACAGAAAGTAGTGTCCCGTAGTGAATTTGAAACTGCCGAAGCGACTTACCGTTCTGCCCTGGCGGACTACAATGCTGCCGCAGAACAGGTGAACAGTAACCGTTACGCGGTGCAGAGCGCCAAAGCTGGTGTGACGGAAGCCAATACCAACCTCCAGCGTACGACGATCGTAGCGTCTATGGATGGTGTGGTATCCCTGTTGCCGGTAAAGAAAGGGGAGCGTGTGGTAGGTACCGGACAAATGAGTGGTACTGAGATCATGCGTATTGCTGATCTGAATATTATGGAAGTACAGGTGGATGTTGGTGAAAACGATATTCCCCGTGTAAAATATAATGATACTGCTATCGTAGAAGTGGATGCCTACAGTGATCGTAAGTTCAAAGGCATTGTAACGCAGATTGCCAGCTCCAGTAAAGGTGCTGCTACTGCGTCTGCTGCGACTACCTCTTCTGCAGAACAGGTGACCAGCTACATCGTACATATCCGTATCCTGGCCGAAAGTTATGCTGATCTGATTGATCCGGCACATCCAAAGAACTTCCCTTTCCGGCCGGGTATGAGCGCCAGTGTTGATATCCAGACCCGCAGAAAGAATAATGTGCTGGCGGTGCCTATTAATGCGGTAACTACCCGTGATGTGGTGGATAGCTCAAAAGCGGTAGGTGCGAAAAAAGAAGATCTGGCGGCAGCAAAAGAAAGCGGCAAGAATCAAAAAGAGGTTGTTTTTGTATTGCAGGCGGATAAAACCGTACGTCAGGTTATCGTAACAACCGGTGTGCAGGATGACGCGAATATTGAGATCCTGAGCGGATTGAAACCGGGAGAGACGATTATCAGCGCTCCTTATTCTGCAGTATCAAAAGATCTTGAACAAGGAAAGAAAGTAAATGTGGTACCTAAGAAAGAACTATTCGAAGGAACCGGTAAATAG
- a CDS encoding glycoside hydrolase domain-containing protein has translation MKKSLIYLLSLLSLTAVAQQSGQVNVFLGSSGDNGQMSPAASYPFSMVSIGPETYPSTHTGYEYYAKEFLGFTHNRMEGVGCQGCGGNLLLRPFLGDGPVKADLIKYEEQASPGYYHVGFTNGIKASFTVYKNAGLHQYTFPEGKKGLLLDLGFAHVGRFVAEEHTIEGNAVSGWVESRTTCSAGIYRVYYYVETDRPVKWTATQAHELVADVTDNNLGVRIGLSSVNATYAKAAITKDAFDMVKVRSEKAWNDMLGHIKVKGDPAREKLFYSLFYRSIQSPYVVSEPDGAYAATNGTLQHTNSKMYNGWAIWDNYRAQLPLLSIAFPQEYQDMTNSIAGLYAHGKKDYATLHEPSITVRTEHAVVVLLDALKKGYKFDFNAIADSVEKEIKGLDYAHPDKALESSYDAWALAELYYAQKDKAHGDQYKVQAADYKKYWLKDFQDLTKRDVDRMQARGLYQGTIWQYRWFVPFDLKGLMELCGGEQAYLSQLDEFFDNDYYCHANQPDLQTPFMYNVTNQPWKSQALVHKIAVDTMVQHYFNDNSRGIGSEIGPIYKNQPAAYVRTMDDDAGTMSSWFVLVSTGIFPACIGSPVYYLNVPLFESVEWQWPGAKPFSVQVKNFGPKNVYIKEVWLNGRKLDRNWITHSEIAKGGKLEIVASDQPDMQQGLGNKWIADITRQ, from the coding sequence ATGAAAAAGTCGCTAATATATCTACTGAGCCTGCTTTCTCTAACGGCAGTTGCTCAGCAATCAGGTCAGGTGAATGTGTTCCTGGGTTCTTCCGGGGACAACGGACAAATGTCTCCCGCTGCTTCCTATCCTTTCAGTATGGTGAGCATTGGTCCCGAAACGTATCCTTCCACTCATACAGGATATGAGTATTATGCTAAAGAATTTCTTGGATTTACCCACAACCGTATGGAGGGTGTAGGCTGCCAGGGTTGCGGTGGTAACCTGCTGCTGCGTCCTTTTCTGGGGGATGGTCCGGTAAAAGCGGATCTTATCAAGTATGAAGAGCAGGCTTCCCCTGGTTATTATCATGTAGGATTCACCAACGGTATTAAGGCATCTTTTACCGTTTATAAGAATGCAGGTCTGCATCAGTATACTTTCCCTGAAGGAAAGAAAGGGCTATTACTGGATCTCGGATTTGCCCATGTCGGCCGTTTTGTGGCCGAGGAGCATACCATAGAAGGTAATGCAGTAAGCGGATGGGTGGAATCCAGAACTACCTGTAGTGCCGGTATTTATAGAGTATATTATTACGTAGAAACTGATCGTCCAGTAAAATGGACCGCTACGCAGGCGCATGAACTGGTAGCTGATGTAACTGATAATAACCTGGGTGTAAGGATAGGGTTATCCTCCGTTAATGCTACGTATGCAAAGGCAGCTATAACGAAGGATGCATTTGATATGGTAAAGGTTAGGAGTGAGAAAGCGTGGAATGATATGCTGGGACATATTAAGGTGAAAGGGGATCCTGCAAGGGAGAAGCTGTTTTATTCCCTGTTTTATCGTTCTATCCAGTCTCCTTATGTAGTATCGGAGCCAGATGGCGCATATGCTGCCACTAATGGTACTTTACAACACACTAACAGTAAGATGTATAATGGCTGGGCGATCTGGGATAACTACCGTGCGCAGCTACCCTTATTGTCTATTGCTTTTCCGCAGGAATACCAGGACATGACGAACTCTATTGCAGGGTTGTATGCCCATGGTAAAAAAGACTATGCAACACTGCATGAGCCTTCCATTACTGTAAGAACAGAGCATGCTGTCGTCGTACTGCTGGATGCCCTGAAAAAAGGCTATAAGTTCGATTTTAATGCCATTGCTGACTCTGTAGAGAAGGAAATTAAAGGATTGGATTATGCGCATCCTGATAAGGCGCTGGAGTCTTCCTATGATGCGTGGGCACTGGCGGAACTCTATTATGCACAGAAAGATAAAGCCCATGGAGACCAGTATAAAGTTCAGGCGGCAGATTATAAAAAGTACTGGTTGAAAGACTTCCAGGATCTCACAAAACGAGATGTAGACCGTATGCAGGCAAGAGGATTGTACCAGGGTACGATCTGGCAATACCGCTGGTTTGTGCCCTTCGATCTGAAAGGGTTGATGGAGCTGTGTGGAGGTGAGCAGGCATATCTTTCCCAGCTGGATGAATTCTTTGATAATGATTACTACTGTCATGCGAACCAGCCGGATCTGCAGACGCCGTTCATGTATAATGTGACCAACCAGCCCTGGAAGTCACAGGCGCTTGTTCATAAGATAGCTGTTGATACCATGGTACAGCACTACTTCAATGATAACAGTCGTGGTATCGGTTCCGAGATCGGCCCGATCTATAAGAACCAGCCGGCAGCCTATGTCAGGACAATGGATGACGATGCCGGTACGATGTCTTCCTGGTTTGTACTGGTATCTACCGGTATATTCCCGGCGTGTATCGGTTCGCCGGTATACTACCTGAACGTGCCTTTATTTGAGTCTGTTGAATGGCAGTGGCCGGGTGCAAAACCGTTCTCTGTACAGGTGAAGAATTTTGGTCCTAAGAACGTATATATTAAAGAGGTGTGGCTGAATGGCAGGAAGCTGGACCGCAACTGGATCACGCATAGCGAGATCGCGAAGGGCGGTAAACTGGAGATTGTAGCCAGTGATCAACCAGATATGCAGCAGGGCCTTGGTAATAAATGGATAGCAGATATTACCCGCCAGTAA
- a CDS encoding NAD(P)H-dependent glycerol-3-phosphate dehydrogenase has translation MREKDRYVKAGIIGSGSWATALAKILTDNGNQISWWIRNEDTIRYMQLRHHNRHYLTSVYFDTNMVKLSSNLEEVVAASDVLVLAVPSAFLEDVMLQLSPEALKGKKVVNAVKGLVPGSNLLINDYLSDIFELPLEQYYAITGPCHAEEVANEKLSYLTFSGLQESAAQSIADMFTNTYLQTIVNRDVIGVQLAAVLKNIYALGAGIAHGLEYGDNFLSVYITNCFREMQSFLEAYGKDHSEAGAHNYNASAYLGDLLVTCYSLHSRNRTFGNMIGKGYSVKAAQLELNMIAEGYYASKCLFEMNMEVGAYMPVAQAVYTILWQNLNPREAFLSLEKGFI, from the coding sequence TTGCGAGAAAAAGACAGATACGTGAAAGCAGGTATTATTGGTAGCGGCAGTTGGGCAACAGCATTGGCCAAGATTTTAACAGATAATGGTAATCAGATTTCCTGGTGGATCCGGAATGAAGACACGATCCGCTATATGCAGCTGCGTCATCATAACAGGCATTATCTCACCTCCGTGTATTTTGACACGAATATGGTGAAACTGAGCAGCAACCTGGAAGAGGTGGTGGCTGCAAGTGATGTGCTGGTGCTGGCGGTACCTTCTGCTTTCCTGGAGGATGTGATGTTGCAGTTGTCACCTGAGGCACTGAAAGGCAAGAAGGTGGTGAATGCGGTAAAGGGTCTGGTACCAGGGAGCAACTTGCTGATCAACGATTATCTGTCGGATATTTTTGAGCTTCCGCTGGAACAGTATTATGCGATTACCGGTCCTTGTCATGCGGAAGAGGTAGCGAATGAGAAACTGTCTTACCTGACTTTTTCAGGCTTACAGGAGTCAGCTGCACAGTCTATTGCGGATATGTTCACTAACACTTATCTGCAAACGATCGTGAATCGCGATGTGATTGGAGTGCAACTGGCAGCGGTGCTGAAGAATATCTATGCTTTAGGTGCAGGTATTGCACACGGACTGGAATATGGAGATAACTTCCTCAGTGTATATATTACCAATTGTTTCCGGGAGATGCAGTCTTTCCTGGAAGCGTATGGAAAAGATCATAGCGAAGCAGGTGCACATAATTATAACGCCAGCGCCTATCTGGGCGACTTGTTAGTAACCTGTTATTCTTTGCATAGCCGTAACCGTACCTTCGGTAATATGATTGGTAAGGGCTATTCTGTGAAGGCGGCCCAGCTGGAGCTGAACATGATTGCAGAGGGCTATTATGCCAGCAAATGCCTGTTTGAAATGAACATGGAAGTGGGTGCTTATATGCCTGTTGCGCAGGCGGTATATACTATATTATGGCAGAACTTAAATCCACGAGAAGCCTTCCTTTCCCTTGAAAAGGGATTTATTTAA
- a CDS encoding SusC/RagA family TonB-linked outer membrane protein, with protein sequence MRYTRLCLQFLSLGVFLLLFSVSVMAQQAISGKVISGDDKQPLPGATIQVKGASKKTITDNAGNFSIQAGNSDILIISSIGFTTQEVSAAQAANIVLPTDTRGLGEVVVTALGIKKERKKLGYSIQEVKGEDLTVARESNVVNQLAGKVAGVTVIGSPSGVGGSARVSIRGERSVDLNKNQPLYVVDGVPISNAINGGSGSNNLEVDFGNGASFINPDDIESMNVLKGPAAAALYGSRAANGVVMIKTKSGRKQKGLGVEVNSNITLESALKLPEYQKTYGQGNASGGDFAFVNGGGAGLSDGTDEGWGPAFRGQLFPQFNSPRTLNGQAIPYTGGDMNAPAGSVITPSTWEADNDNLKNFLETGRTFTNNVALVGANDNGDFRLSYTNLNQTGIVPNTDLKRNTTSFSAGYHFTPKFTAKAFVSYIKSESDNRPSISYGTESIMYLFNCWLPASVRVSDLKRLWQRGLDNRQQYNWNYNYHDNPYLTVYQNTNGQYYDRLIGNVVLRYDLASWLNLQVRTATDWSNERREYRRAFSTQRFPYGEYREVNIVNEERNTDFLFAADKEINSNFSFNATLGGNQMRQTSRFNEDIAGQLNIPNVYRLTNSRIALVSNQNNVGKRINSFYGSAGVSYKNKLFLDVTGRNDWSSALTLPEDLKAFGQEQNSYFYSSVALSAIISDMVKLPSVISFAKLRGSFAQVGNDTDPFAFTQTFNRSDPFGASQIYGETSRLSNLNLKPEISNAFEFGADIRFWQNRVGLDLTYYQSNTKNQILNIPLSNTSGYESRVINAGSIRNHGFEVMLNVTPIKTKSFNWDAYVNFSTNRSKVLELTDGLTNYVMADRNVSVEARVGERMGDLYGIGFARVQNTDANAPYYDASGQYTGQMVFAANGRPVATTERIRLGNYNPDWLMGIGNTFTYKGVRLSCLFDVRHGGKLYSLTQTVGREGGIIKETLEGRADGYDMSKAGNGVIGSGVVQAADGKFSPNTTKVAVREWHSAWTGGRNIAEGVMYDASFVKLRELQIGYSFPGSFKKGVIKGMNVSLVGRNLFLWDNVPHVDPEVMSYSGGTALPGIEYMSLPSSRSYGVNLSFKL encoded by the coding sequence ATGCGCTACACACGTCTATGCCTACAATTCCTATCGTTAGGCGTTTTCCTTCTTTTATTTTCCGTGAGTGTGATGGCCCAGCAGGCTATCAGCGGGAAAGTAATTTCCGGGGACGACAAGCAGCCATTACCTGGTGCAACCATACAGGTAAAAGGTGCATCTAAAAAGACCATTACAGATAATGCCGGCAATTTCAGCATTCAAGCCGGGAACAGTGACATCCTTATTATCAGTAGTATCGGATTTACCACACAGGAAGTAAGTGCTGCTCAGGCAGCCAATATCGTGCTTCCTACTGATACCCGTGGACTGGGTGAGGTAGTGGTAACTGCATTAGGTATCAAAAAAGAACGTAAAAAGTTAGGTTATTCTATACAGGAGGTGAAAGGTGAAGACCTGACTGTAGCAAGGGAATCTAACGTAGTTAATCAGCTGGCTGGTAAAGTAGCTGGTGTAACTGTAATTGGTAGCCCGTCGGGCGTAGGTGGATCCGCAAGGGTATCCATCCGTGGTGAAAGATCAGTAGATCTTAACAAGAACCAGCCATTATACGTAGTGGATGGTGTGCCTATCAGCAATGCGATCAATGGCGGTTCCGGTAGCAATAACCTGGAAGTGGACTTTGGTAACGGCGCCAGTTTCATCAACCCGGATGATATTGAGAGCATGAACGTACTGAAAGGACCTGCTGCTGCGGCCCTGTATGGTTCCCGTGCGGCGAATGGTGTGGTAATGATCAAAACCAAATCCGGCCGCAAACAGAAAGGTCTGGGTGTGGAAGTGAACAGCAACATCACTCTGGAATCAGCTTTAAAACTGCCTGAATACCAGAAAACGTATGGTCAGGGTAACGCCAGCGGCGGTGATTTCGCCTTTGTAAACGGTGGCGGCGCTGGTTTATCAGATGGAACAGATGAAGGCTGGGGTCCTGCTTTCCGTGGACAACTGTTCCCGCAGTTCAATTCCCCTCGTACCCTGAATGGCCAGGCTATCCCTTATACAGGCGGTGACATGAATGCACCGGCAGGTAGCGTGATCACACCAAGCACCTGGGAGGCTGACAATGATAACCTGAAGAATTTCTTAGAGACAGGCAGAACTTTCACCAATAACGTAGCCCTGGTAGGCGCTAACGATAATGGTGATTTCCGTCTGAGCTATACAAATCTTAATCAGACCGGTATAGTACCTAATACTGATCTGAAAAGAAATACAACCAGTTTTTCAGCTGGCTACCATTTCACGCCAAAATTCACCGCAAAAGCATTCGTAAGCTATATCAAGAGTGAAAGTGACAACCGTCCTTCTATCAGTTATGGTACTGAGAGCATCATGTACCTGTTTAACTGCTGGTTGCCGGCTTCAGTGAGAGTAAGCGATCTGAAGCGTCTGTGGCAGCGTGGTCTGGACAACAGACAACAGTATAACTGGAACTACAACTACCATGACAACCCATATCTGACCGTATATCAGAATACGAATGGTCAGTATTATGATCGTCTGATCGGTAATGTTGTTTTAAGATATGATCTCGCCAGCTGGTTGAACCTACAGGTACGTACTGCTACTGACTGGAGCAATGAGCGTCGCGAGTATCGCAGGGCTTTCAGTACACAGCGTTTCCCTTACGGTGAGTACCGTGAAGTGAACATTGTAAATGAAGAGCGTAACACAGATTTCCTGTTCGCAGCAGATAAAGAGATCAATTCTAATTTCTCTTTCAATGCGACCCTGGGTGGTAACCAGATGCGTCAGACTTCCCGTTTCAACGAGGATATTGCTGGTCAGCTGAACATTCCTAATGTATATCGTCTGACAAACTCCCGCATTGCGCTGGTATCTAACCAGAATAATGTTGGTAAGCGTATCAACAGTTTCTACGGATCAGCAGGAGTTTCTTATAAGAACAAGCTGTTCCTGGATGTAACCGGTCGTAATGACTGGAGTAGTGCACTCACACTGCCGGAAGATCTGAAAGCTTTCGGACAGGAGCAGAATTCTTATTTCTATTCTTCCGTAGCCCTGAGTGCTATTATCAGCGATATGGTGAAACTGCCATCTGTGATCAGTTTTGCGAAACTGAGAGGAAGCTTTGCACAGGTAGGTAATGATACCGATCCATTTGCCTTTACACAGACCTTTAATCGTAGCGATCCGTTTGGCGCTTCTCAGATCTATGGCGAAACCAGCCGTTTATCTAACCTGAATCTGAAACCGGAAATCAGCAATGCCTTTGAATTTGGTGCTGACATCCGTTTCTGGCAGAATAGGGTAGGACTGGACCTGACTTATTACCAGAGTAATACAAAGAACCAGATCCTGAACATTCCTTTATCTAACACCAGTGGTTATGAAAGTCGTGTGATCAATGCAGGTTCTATCCGTAATCATGGTTTTGAGGTTATGCTGAATGTGACGCCGATCAAGACTAAATCTTTCAACTGGGATGCTTACGTGAACTTCTCTACTAACCGCAGTAAGGTACTGGAGCTGACTGACGGTCTGACCAACTATGTAATGGCTGACAGAAACGTATCAGTAGAAGCGAGAGTAGGAGAGCGTATGGGTGACCTGTATGGTATTGGCTTCGCACGCGTACAGAACACAGATGCGAATGCACCTTACTATGATGCAAGCGGTCAGTATACCGGTCAGATGGTATTCGCAGCGAATGGGCGTCCGGTGGCTACTACCGAAAGAATCAGACTGGGTAACTATAACCCTGACTGGCTGATGGGTATCGGCAATACATTTACTTATAAAGGTGTACGTCTGAGCTGTCTGTTTGATGTGCGTCATGGCGGTAAACTCTATTCATTGACACAGACCGTAGGTCGTGAAGGCGGTATCATCAAAGAGACCCTGGAAGGACGTGCAGATGGTTATGATATGAGCAAAGCAGGCAATGGCGTGATCGGATCGGGTGTGGTACAGGCGGCAGATGGTAAGTTCAGTCCTAACACCACGAAGGTAGCGGTACGCGAGTGGCACAGTGCCTGGACTGGTGGTCGTAACATCGCTGAGGGAGTAATGTATGATGCGTCATTTGTAAAACTGCGTGAACTGCAGATCGGTTATTCCTTCCCCGGATCATTTAAAAAGGGGGTGATCAAAGGTATGAACGTATCACTGGTAGGCCGTAACCTCTTCCTGTGGGATAATGTACCACACGTAGATCCAGAGGTGATGTCTTATTCCGGCGGTACAGCCCTGCCTGGTATTGAGTATATGAGCCTGCCAAGCAGCCGTAGCTACGGTGTGAACCTGAGTTTTAAATTATGA